From a single Lates calcarifer isolate ASB-BC8 linkage group LG12, TLL_Latcal_v3, whole genome shotgun sequence genomic region:
- the chl1b gene encoding neural cell adhesion molecule L1-like protein isoform X5 — MRLQRSAGVVAVLGLITCICAFHMSTATDIPLEVLGLVNIEQLPTITAQSPSSLIAFPFDESFPMTCEAKGNPEPEFRWTKNGQEFDPFLDPRLMKEENSGTFVIPNDGNLTEYQGTYRCYASNKLGTAISKEIEFIVPHVPKFPKETLDPLVVEEGQPFTLQCNPPKGIPPLQIYWMTINLQHIEQDERVSMGLNGDLYFSHAVEKDSRRDYCCFAAFPRIRTIVQKTAMSVIVKTKKTDTSSETANAILERRPTLLTPSGVKSEIQLVKGEDLKLECIAEGFPTPKVEWVKMGHHLPDKAKPESHGKLLIVSAVEQEDSGKYMCKAKNTLGEVVHYFTVTVEEPPEWVSEPESQLSMIGSEVHIQCSASGTPQPTVTWKVNGVPLNEVPAANRKMFDNTIVLYNAKASDSAVYQCEASNRHGNLLSNANIMIMNLPPMILTNEGEDYSAVEGKGVMMHCKVFSSPPSTITWSKDDSSESVEGPRFTIHENGSLEIYSVEREDTGQYTCLVKNTEGSSAIDAMLYVKDPTRIVVAPEDQQILIGTTAQLSCLAEYDKSFSNDFELLWEKDDMEIALNYTENSRYLVEDGILQIINVSHGDQGVYTCVARTPVDRDMASALLLVLDVPDAPENLVLSEHKSKSVKLKWIPGDDHNSSTTDFIIEYEESQWEPGNWKELHRVPGNHNSAVLKLHGHVDYRFRVSGVNSVGRGPPSEPTERYKTPAAAPDKNPENIKIEGHLPHEMDINWEPLLPIEHNGPGLEYKVSYRRQDILEDWREHMVKRHSFVVKNTPTFVPYEIKIQAKNNQGWGPEPKIVTGYSGEDFPSAAPDDVAVEVMNSSVVKVSWARVHKDKLHGHLGGYRVHWWRLRSLVDSKKSHGDKQTLTFPGDRNHATVPGLTPFSEYSLIVMTFNRRGNGPGSHPVNFKTPEGVPEKNPIFRVTDVQKHTVSLAWSQPLEPNGILTGYLLEYQLINDTEDVGPLQTVDISNPDTTKWILRDLEPVSKYKFYLRSCTTVGCGPVVSEECTTTLETTSTLASTAGLSLASIHGGISTQGWFIGLMCAIALLTLIVLIACFVNRNKGGKYSVKEKEDLHPDVESQGMNDDTFCEYSDNDEKPLKGSQHSLSREIKAGDSGDSLVDYGDEDAQFNEDGSFIGEYAGRKEKRVSTEIKATVQTPA; from the exons ATGAGGTTGCAGAGGAGCGCGGGAGTGGTCGCTGTGCTGGGCTTGATCACCTGTATTTGTGCCTTTCACATGTCTACTGCCACTGACATCCCACTCGAGG TTTTAGGTCTTGTAAACA TTGAGCAGCTGCCCACCATCACAGCTCAGTCGCCTAGCTCTCTCATCGCCTTCCCTTTTGATGAGAGCTTCCCCATGACGTGTGAAGCCAAAGGGAATCCCGAGCCAGA ATTCAGATGGACAAAGAATGGCCAGGAATTCGACCCCTTTCTAGACCCCCGGCTGATGAAAGAGGAAAATTCTGGGACCTTTGTGATACCCAATGATGGGAACCTTACAGAGTACCAGGGAACCTATCGCTGTTACGCCTCAAACAAACTGGGGACCGCCATATCGAAGGAGATTGAGTTCATTGTGCCCC ATGTTCCAAAGTTTCCTAAAGAAACACTTGATCCTCTTGTGGTGGAGGAAGGCCAGCCTTTTACTTTACAGTGTAACCCACCAAAAGGAATACCACCTCTGCAGATCTACTGGATGACTATCA ATCTCCAGCACATAGAACAGGATGAGAGGGTGTCAATGGGCTTGAATGGAGACCTTTACTTCTCTCACGCGGTTGAGAAGGACAGCAGGAGAGACTACTGCTGCTTCGCTGCCTTCCCAAGAATACGAACCATTGTTCAGAAGACTGCCATGTCTGTTATTGTAAAGACAA AGAAAACTGATACAAGTTCTGAAACTG CTAATGCAATCCTGGAGAGAAGACCTACACTTTTGACGCCCTCTGGTGTCAAATCAGAGATACAGCTGGTCAAAGGAGAAGACTTGAAATTGGAGTGCATTGCTGAAGGATT TCCAACTCCAAAGGTTGAGTGGGTGAAGATGGGTCATCACCTTCCTGATAAAGCAAAACCGGAGAGTCATGGGAAATTGTTGATTGTATCAGCAGTTGAACAGGAAGACAGCGGGAAGTATATGTGCAAGGCAAAGAACACATTAGGAGAAGTTGTCCATTACTTCACAGTGACAGTAGAAG AGCCTCCAGAGTGGGTGTCTGAACCTGAGAGTCAGCTCAGCATGATCGGCTCAGAGGTGCACATCCAATGCTCCGCCAGTGGGACTCCTCAGCCAACTGTAACATGGAAGGTGAACGGTGTACCTCTTAACG AAGTCCCAGCAGCCAACAGGAAGATGTTTGATAACACCATAGTTTTGTATAATGCCAAAGCATCTGACAGCGCTGTCTATCAGTGTGAGGCCTCCAACAGGCATGGAAACCTTCTGTCCAATGCAAACATCATGATTATGA ATCTGCCCCCCATGATTTTGACCAATGAGGGGGAGGATTACTCTGCTGTAGAGGGTAAGGGAGTGATGATGCACTGCAAGGTCTTCAGCTCTCCTCCTTCCACTATCACCTG GAGCAAAGATGATTCCTCTGAATCCGTGGAGGGGCCAAGGTTTACCATTCACGAGAATGGATCCCTGGAGATCTACAGTGTAGAAAGAGAGGACACAGGACAGTACACGTGTTtagttaaaaacacagagggatcATCTGCCATTGACGCCATGCTCTATGTGAAAG ATCCCACTAGAATAGTTGTGGCCCCGGAGGACCAGCAGATCTTAATAGGTACCACAGCCCAGCTCTCATGCCTGGCAGAGTATGACAAGTCCTTCAGCAATGACTTTGAGCTCCTATGGGAAAAAGATGATATGGAGATAGCCCTCAACTACACTGAGAATTCAAG ATACTTAGTGGAGGATGGTATTCTTCAGATCATCAATGTAAGCCATGGGGACCAGGGTGTGTACACATGTGTGGCAAGAACTCCAGTGGACCGAGACATGGCTTCAGCACTGCTCTTGGTGTTAG ACGTCCCTGATGCGCCTGAGAACTTGGTACTGTCTGAACACAAGAGCAAAAGTGTGAAACTGAAATGGATCCCTGGGGACGATCACAACAGCTCAACCACAG ATTTTATTATTGAGTATGAGGAAAGCCAGTGGGAGCCAGGAAACTGGAAGGAGCTGCACAGAGTGCCTGGGAACCACAACTCAGCCGTCCTCAAGCTCCACGGTCACGTTGACTATCGCTTCCGCGTGTCTGGAGTTAATAGTGTGGGGAGGGGTCCTCCCAGCGAGCCCACGGAGAGATACAAAACCCCCGCAGCAG CCCCTGACAAGAACcctgaaaatatcaaaatcGAAGGTCATTTGCCACATGAAATGGATATCAACTGGGAG CCCTTGTTGCCCATTGAGCACAATGGCCCTGGTCTGGAATATAAGGTGAGTTATAGAAGACAGGACATACTGGAGGACTGGAGGGAACACATGGTGAAGAGACACTCGTTTGTGGTGAAGAACACTCCCACCTTTGTTCCCTATGAGATCAAGATCCAAGCCAAAAACAATCAGGGCTGGGGCCCGGAGCCCAAGATAGTGACTGGCTATTCAGGAGAAGACT TTCCCTCTGCTGCACCTGATGATGTAGCTGTAGAGGTGATGAACAGCTCAGTGGTCAAGGTTAGCTGGGCGCGTGTACACAAGGACAAGCTACATGGACATCTGGGAGGCTACAGG GTACACTGGTGGCGTCTGCGCAGTTTGGTGGACTCAAAGAAAAGTcatggagacaaacagacactgacGTTCCCGGGGGACAGGAACCACGCTACTGTACCAGGACTAACTCCCTTCTCCGAGTACAGCCTCATTGTCATGACCTTCAACAGGCGGGGTAACGGCCCCGGCAGCCATCCCGTCAACTTCAAAACCCCAGAGGGAG TCCCGGAGAAAAATCCTATTTTCAGGGTCACAGATGTACAGAAGCACACTGTCTCTCTGGCCTGGTCCCAGCCATTGGAGCCTAATGGGATTCTCACCGGGTACCTCCTGGAGTATCAGCTTA TCAACGACACGGAGGATGTGGGGCCGCTACAGACGGTAGACATTAGCAACCCTGACACCACCAAGTGGATCCTACGTGACTTGGAGCCTGTGAGCAAATACAAGTTCTACTTGCGCTCCTGCACCACTGTGGGCTGCGGGCCTGTTGTGAGCGAGGAATGCACCACCACCCTAGAAACAA ctTCAACTTTGGCTTCCACTGCTGGCCTCA GTCTTGCCAGCATCCACGGAGGTATATCCACCCAGGGCTGGTTTATCGGCCTGATGTGTGCCATCGCCCTCCTCACGCTCATTGTGTTGATTGCCTGTTTTGTCAACAGAAATAAAGGAGGGAAGTATTCTG taaaagaaaaagaagaccTTCACCCAGACGTGGAGTCCCAGGGTATGAATGACGACACATTTTGTGAGTACAG TGACAACGATGAGAAGCCACTGAAGGGCAGCCAACACTCACTGAGCAGAGAGATCAAAGCGGGGGACAGCGGGGACAGTCTGGTGGACTACGGCGACGAGGATGCTCAATTCAACGAGGACGGCTCTTTTATCGGCGAGTATGCGGGGCGAAAGGAGAAGAGGGTGTCCACTGAGATCAAAGCCACCGTTCAGACCCCAGCATGA
- the chl1b gene encoding neural cell adhesion molecule L1-like protein isoform X2: MRLQRSAGVVAVLGLITCICAFHMSTATDIPLEVEQLPTITAQSPSSLIAFPFDESFPMTCEAKGNPEPEFRWTKNGQEFDPFLDPRLMKEENSGTFVIPNDGNLTEYQGTYRCYASNKLGTAISKEIEFIVPHVPKFPKETLDPLVVEEGQPFTLQCNPPKGIPPLQIYWMTINLQHIEQDERVSMGLNGDLYFSHAVEKDSRRDYCCFAAFPRIRTIVQKTAMSVIVKTKKTDTSSETANAILERRPTLLTPSGVKSEIQLVKGEDLKLECIAEGFPTPKVEWVKMGHHLPDKAKPESHGKLLIVSAVEQEDSGKYMCKAKNTLGEVVHYFTVTVEEPPEWVSEPESQLSMIGSEVHIQCSASGTPQPTVTWKVNGVPLNEVPAANRKMFDNTIVLYNAKASDSAVYQCEASNRHGNLLSNANIMIMNLPPMILTNEGEDYSAVEGKGVMMHCKVFSSPPSTITWSKDDSSESVEGPRFTIHENGSLEIYSVEREDTGQYTCLVKNTEGSSAIDAMLYVKDPTRIVVAPEDQQILIGTTAQLSCLAEYDKSFSNDFELLWEKDDMEIALNYTENSRYLVEDGILQIINVSHGDQGVYTCVARTPVDRDMASALLLVLDVPDAPENLVLSEHKSKSVKLKWIPGDDHNSSTTDFIIEYEESQWEPGNWKELHRVPGNHNSAVLKLHGHVDYRFRVSGVNSVGRGPPSEPTERYKTPAAAPDKNPENIKIEGHLPHEMDINWEPLLPIEHNGPGLEYKVSYRRQDILEDWREHMVKRHSFVVKNTPTFVPYEIKIQAKNNQGWGPEPKIVTGYSGEDFPSAAPDDVAVEVMNSSVVKVSWARVHKDKLHGHLGGYRVHWWRLRSLVDSKKSHGDKQTLTFPGDRNHATVPGLTPFSEYSLIVMTFNRRGNGPGSHPVNFKTPEGVPEKNPIFRVTDVQKHTVSLAWSQPLEPNGILTGYLLEYQLINDTEDVGPLQTVDISNPDTTKWILRDLEPVSKYKFYLRSCTTVGCGPVVSEECTTTLETTSTLASTAGLSKSASPSPPSTPKSPVTKPTRSTIGLASIHGGISTQGWFIGLMCAIALLTLIVLIACFVNRNKGGKYSVKEKEDLHPDVESQGMNDDTFCEYSDNDEKPLKGSQHSLSREIKAGDSGDSLVDYGDEDAQFNEDGSFIGEYAGRKEKRVSTEIKATVQTPA; this comes from the exons ATGAGGTTGCAGAGGAGCGCGGGAGTGGTCGCTGTGCTGGGCTTGATCACCTGTATTTGTGCCTTTCACATGTCTACTGCCACTGACATCCCACTCGAGG TTGAGCAGCTGCCCACCATCACAGCTCAGTCGCCTAGCTCTCTCATCGCCTTCCCTTTTGATGAGAGCTTCCCCATGACGTGTGAAGCCAAAGGGAATCCCGAGCCAGA ATTCAGATGGACAAAGAATGGCCAGGAATTCGACCCCTTTCTAGACCCCCGGCTGATGAAAGAGGAAAATTCTGGGACCTTTGTGATACCCAATGATGGGAACCTTACAGAGTACCAGGGAACCTATCGCTGTTACGCCTCAAACAAACTGGGGACCGCCATATCGAAGGAGATTGAGTTCATTGTGCCCC ATGTTCCAAAGTTTCCTAAAGAAACACTTGATCCTCTTGTGGTGGAGGAAGGCCAGCCTTTTACTTTACAGTGTAACCCACCAAAAGGAATACCACCTCTGCAGATCTACTGGATGACTATCA ATCTCCAGCACATAGAACAGGATGAGAGGGTGTCAATGGGCTTGAATGGAGACCTTTACTTCTCTCACGCGGTTGAGAAGGACAGCAGGAGAGACTACTGCTGCTTCGCTGCCTTCCCAAGAATACGAACCATTGTTCAGAAGACTGCCATGTCTGTTATTGTAAAGACAA AGAAAACTGATACAAGTTCTGAAACTG CTAATGCAATCCTGGAGAGAAGACCTACACTTTTGACGCCCTCTGGTGTCAAATCAGAGATACAGCTGGTCAAAGGAGAAGACTTGAAATTGGAGTGCATTGCTGAAGGATT TCCAACTCCAAAGGTTGAGTGGGTGAAGATGGGTCATCACCTTCCTGATAAAGCAAAACCGGAGAGTCATGGGAAATTGTTGATTGTATCAGCAGTTGAACAGGAAGACAGCGGGAAGTATATGTGCAAGGCAAAGAACACATTAGGAGAAGTTGTCCATTACTTCACAGTGACAGTAGAAG AGCCTCCAGAGTGGGTGTCTGAACCTGAGAGTCAGCTCAGCATGATCGGCTCAGAGGTGCACATCCAATGCTCCGCCAGTGGGACTCCTCAGCCAACTGTAACATGGAAGGTGAACGGTGTACCTCTTAACG AAGTCCCAGCAGCCAACAGGAAGATGTTTGATAACACCATAGTTTTGTATAATGCCAAAGCATCTGACAGCGCTGTCTATCAGTGTGAGGCCTCCAACAGGCATGGAAACCTTCTGTCCAATGCAAACATCATGATTATGA ATCTGCCCCCCATGATTTTGACCAATGAGGGGGAGGATTACTCTGCTGTAGAGGGTAAGGGAGTGATGATGCACTGCAAGGTCTTCAGCTCTCCTCCTTCCACTATCACCTG GAGCAAAGATGATTCCTCTGAATCCGTGGAGGGGCCAAGGTTTACCATTCACGAGAATGGATCCCTGGAGATCTACAGTGTAGAAAGAGAGGACACAGGACAGTACACGTGTTtagttaaaaacacagagggatcATCTGCCATTGACGCCATGCTCTATGTGAAAG ATCCCACTAGAATAGTTGTGGCCCCGGAGGACCAGCAGATCTTAATAGGTACCACAGCCCAGCTCTCATGCCTGGCAGAGTATGACAAGTCCTTCAGCAATGACTTTGAGCTCCTATGGGAAAAAGATGATATGGAGATAGCCCTCAACTACACTGAGAATTCAAG ATACTTAGTGGAGGATGGTATTCTTCAGATCATCAATGTAAGCCATGGGGACCAGGGTGTGTACACATGTGTGGCAAGAACTCCAGTGGACCGAGACATGGCTTCAGCACTGCTCTTGGTGTTAG ACGTCCCTGATGCGCCTGAGAACTTGGTACTGTCTGAACACAAGAGCAAAAGTGTGAAACTGAAATGGATCCCTGGGGACGATCACAACAGCTCAACCACAG ATTTTATTATTGAGTATGAGGAAAGCCAGTGGGAGCCAGGAAACTGGAAGGAGCTGCACAGAGTGCCTGGGAACCACAACTCAGCCGTCCTCAAGCTCCACGGTCACGTTGACTATCGCTTCCGCGTGTCTGGAGTTAATAGTGTGGGGAGGGGTCCTCCCAGCGAGCCCACGGAGAGATACAAAACCCCCGCAGCAG CCCCTGACAAGAACcctgaaaatatcaaaatcGAAGGTCATTTGCCACATGAAATGGATATCAACTGGGAG CCCTTGTTGCCCATTGAGCACAATGGCCCTGGTCTGGAATATAAGGTGAGTTATAGAAGACAGGACATACTGGAGGACTGGAGGGAACACATGGTGAAGAGACACTCGTTTGTGGTGAAGAACACTCCCACCTTTGTTCCCTATGAGATCAAGATCCAAGCCAAAAACAATCAGGGCTGGGGCCCGGAGCCCAAGATAGTGACTGGCTATTCAGGAGAAGACT TTCCCTCTGCTGCACCTGATGATGTAGCTGTAGAGGTGATGAACAGCTCAGTGGTCAAGGTTAGCTGGGCGCGTGTACACAAGGACAAGCTACATGGACATCTGGGAGGCTACAGG GTACACTGGTGGCGTCTGCGCAGTTTGGTGGACTCAAAGAAAAGTcatggagacaaacagacactgacGTTCCCGGGGGACAGGAACCACGCTACTGTACCAGGACTAACTCCCTTCTCCGAGTACAGCCTCATTGTCATGACCTTCAACAGGCGGGGTAACGGCCCCGGCAGCCATCCCGTCAACTTCAAAACCCCAGAGGGAG TCCCGGAGAAAAATCCTATTTTCAGGGTCACAGATGTACAGAAGCACACTGTCTCTCTGGCCTGGTCCCAGCCATTGGAGCCTAATGGGATTCTCACCGGGTACCTCCTGGAGTATCAGCTTA TCAACGACACGGAGGATGTGGGGCCGCTACAGACGGTAGACATTAGCAACCCTGACACCACCAAGTGGATCCTACGTGACTTGGAGCCTGTGAGCAAATACAAGTTCTACTTGCGCTCCTGCACCACTGTGGGCTGCGGGCCTGTTGTGAGCGAGGAATGCACCACCACCCTAGAAACAA ctTCAACTTTGGCTTCCACTGCTGGCCTCA gCAAGTCAGCTTCCCCCTCACCTCCAAGCACTCCAAAGTCCCCAGTGACCAAACCCACTCGTTCCACCATAG GTCTTGCCAGCATCCACGGAGGTATATCCACCCAGGGCTGGTTTATCGGCCTGATGTGTGCCATCGCCCTCCTCACGCTCATTGTGTTGATTGCCTGTTTTGTCAACAGAAATAAAGGAGGGAAGTATTCTG taaaagaaaaagaagaccTTCACCCAGACGTGGAGTCCCAGGGTATGAATGACGACACATTTTGTGAGTACAG TGACAACGATGAGAAGCCACTGAAGGGCAGCCAACACTCACTGAGCAGAGAGATCAAAGCGGGGGACAGCGGGGACAGTCTGGTGGACTACGGCGACGAGGATGCTCAATTCAACGAGGACGGCTCTTTTATCGGCGAGTATGCGGGGCGAAAGGAGAAGAGGGTGTCCACTGAGATCAAAGCCACCGTTCAGACCCCAGCATGA
- the chl1b gene encoding neural cell adhesion molecule L1-like protein isoform X4 — MRLQRSAGVVAVLGLITCICAFHMSTATDIPLEVLGLVNIEQLPTITAQSPSSLIAFPFDESFPMTCEAKGNPEPEFRWTKNGQEFDPFLDPRLMKEENSGTFVIPNDGNLTEYQGTYRCYASNKLGTAISKEIEFIVPHVPKFPKETLDPLVVEEGQPFTLQCNPPKGIPPLQIYWMTINLQHIEQDERVSMGLNGDLYFSHAVEKDSRRDYCCFAAFPRIRTIVQKTAMSVIVKTKKTDTSSETANAILERRPTLLTPSGVKSEIQLVKGEDLKLECIAEGFPTPKVEWVKMGHHLPDKAKPESHGKLLIVSAVEQEDSGKYMCKAKNTLGEVVHYFTVTVEEPPEWVSEPESQLSMIGSEVHIQCSASGTPQPTVTWKVNGVPLNEVPAANRKMFDNTIVLYNAKASDSAVYQCEASNRHGNLLSNANIMIMNLPPMILTNEGEDYSAVEGKGVMMHCKVFSSPPSTITWSKDDSSESVEGPRFTIHENGSLEIYSVEREDTGQYTCLVKNTEGSSAIDAMLYVKDPTRIVVAPEDQQILIGTTAQLSCLAEYDKSFSNDFELLWEKDDMEIALNYTENSRYLVEDGILQIINVSHGDQGVYTCVARTPVDRDMASALLLVLDVPDAPENLVLSEHKSKSVKLKWIPGDDHNSSTTDFIIEYEESQWEPGNWKELHRVPGNHNSAVLKLHGHVDYRFRVSGVNSVGRGPPSEPTERYKTPAAAPDKNPENIKIEGHLPHEMDINWEPLLPIEHNGPGLEYKVSYRRQDILEDWREHMVKRHSFVVKNTPTFVPYEIKIQAKNNQGWGPEPKIVTGYSGEDFPSAAPDDVAVEVMNSSVVKVSWARVHKDKLHGHLGGYRVHWWRLRSLVDSKKSHGDKQTLTFPGDRNHATVPGLTPFSEYSLIVMTFNRRGNGPGSHPVNFKTPEGVPEKNPIFRVTDVQKHTVSLAWSQPLEPNGILTGYLLEYQLINDTEDVGPLQTVDISNPDTTKWILRDLEPVSKYKFYLRSCTTVGCGPVVSEECTTTLETSKSASPSPPSTPKSPVTKPTRSTIGLASIHGGISTQGWFIGLMCAIALLTLIVLIACFVNRNKGGKYSVKEKEDLHPDVESQGMNDDTFCEYSDNDEKPLKGSQHSLSREIKAGDSGDSLVDYGDEDAQFNEDGSFIGEYAGRKEKRVSTEIKATVQTPA, encoded by the exons ATGAGGTTGCAGAGGAGCGCGGGAGTGGTCGCTGTGCTGGGCTTGATCACCTGTATTTGTGCCTTTCACATGTCTACTGCCACTGACATCCCACTCGAGG TTTTAGGTCTTGTAAACA TTGAGCAGCTGCCCACCATCACAGCTCAGTCGCCTAGCTCTCTCATCGCCTTCCCTTTTGATGAGAGCTTCCCCATGACGTGTGAAGCCAAAGGGAATCCCGAGCCAGA ATTCAGATGGACAAAGAATGGCCAGGAATTCGACCCCTTTCTAGACCCCCGGCTGATGAAAGAGGAAAATTCTGGGACCTTTGTGATACCCAATGATGGGAACCTTACAGAGTACCAGGGAACCTATCGCTGTTACGCCTCAAACAAACTGGGGACCGCCATATCGAAGGAGATTGAGTTCATTGTGCCCC ATGTTCCAAAGTTTCCTAAAGAAACACTTGATCCTCTTGTGGTGGAGGAAGGCCAGCCTTTTACTTTACAGTGTAACCCACCAAAAGGAATACCACCTCTGCAGATCTACTGGATGACTATCA ATCTCCAGCACATAGAACAGGATGAGAGGGTGTCAATGGGCTTGAATGGAGACCTTTACTTCTCTCACGCGGTTGAGAAGGACAGCAGGAGAGACTACTGCTGCTTCGCTGCCTTCCCAAGAATACGAACCATTGTTCAGAAGACTGCCATGTCTGTTATTGTAAAGACAA AGAAAACTGATACAAGTTCTGAAACTG CTAATGCAATCCTGGAGAGAAGACCTACACTTTTGACGCCCTCTGGTGTCAAATCAGAGATACAGCTGGTCAAAGGAGAAGACTTGAAATTGGAGTGCATTGCTGAAGGATT TCCAACTCCAAAGGTTGAGTGGGTGAAGATGGGTCATCACCTTCCTGATAAAGCAAAACCGGAGAGTCATGGGAAATTGTTGATTGTATCAGCAGTTGAACAGGAAGACAGCGGGAAGTATATGTGCAAGGCAAAGAACACATTAGGAGAAGTTGTCCATTACTTCACAGTGACAGTAGAAG AGCCTCCAGAGTGGGTGTCTGAACCTGAGAGTCAGCTCAGCATGATCGGCTCAGAGGTGCACATCCAATGCTCCGCCAGTGGGACTCCTCAGCCAACTGTAACATGGAAGGTGAACGGTGTACCTCTTAACG AAGTCCCAGCAGCCAACAGGAAGATGTTTGATAACACCATAGTTTTGTATAATGCCAAAGCATCTGACAGCGCTGTCTATCAGTGTGAGGCCTCCAACAGGCATGGAAACCTTCTGTCCAATGCAAACATCATGATTATGA ATCTGCCCCCCATGATTTTGACCAATGAGGGGGAGGATTACTCTGCTGTAGAGGGTAAGGGAGTGATGATGCACTGCAAGGTCTTCAGCTCTCCTCCTTCCACTATCACCTG GAGCAAAGATGATTCCTCTGAATCCGTGGAGGGGCCAAGGTTTACCATTCACGAGAATGGATCCCTGGAGATCTACAGTGTAGAAAGAGAGGACACAGGACAGTACACGTGTTtagttaaaaacacagagggatcATCTGCCATTGACGCCATGCTCTATGTGAAAG ATCCCACTAGAATAGTTGTGGCCCCGGAGGACCAGCAGATCTTAATAGGTACCACAGCCCAGCTCTCATGCCTGGCAGAGTATGACAAGTCCTTCAGCAATGACTTTGAGCTCCTATGGGAAAAAGATGATATGGAGATAGCCCTCAACTACACTGAGAATTCAAG ATACTTAGTGGAGGATGGTATTCTTCAGATCATCAATGTAAGCCATGGGGACCAGGGTGTGTACACATGTGTGGCAAGAACTCCAGTGGACCGAGACATGGCTTCAGCACTGCTCTTGGTGTTAG ACGTCCCTGATGCGCCTGAGAACTTGGTACTGTCTGAACACAAGAGCAAAAGTGTGAAACTGAAATGGATCCCTGGGGACGATCACAACAGCTCAACCACAG ATTTTATTATTGAGTATGAGGAAAGCCAGTGGGAGCCAGGAAACTGGAAGGAGCTGCACAGAGTGCCTGGGAACCACAACTCAGCCGTCCTCAAGCTCCACGGTCACGTTGACTATCGCTTCCGCGTGTCTGGAGTTAATAGTGTGGGGAGGGGTCCTCCCAGCGAGCCCACGGAGAGATACAAAACCCCCGCAGCAG CCCCTGACAAGAACcctgaaaatatcaaaatcGAAGGTCATTTGCCACATGAAATGGATATCAACTGGGAG CCCTTGTTGCCCATTGAGCACAATGGCCCTGGTCTGGAATATAAGGTGAGTTATAGAAGACAGGACATACTGGAGGACTGGAGGGAACACATGGTGAAGAGACACTCGTTTGTGGTGAAGAACACTCCCACCTTTGTTCCCTATGAGATCAAGATCCAAGCCAAAAACAATCAGGGCTGGGGCCCGGAGCCCAAGATAGTGACTGGCTATTCAGGAGAAGACT TTCCCTCTGCTGCACCTGATGATGTAGCTGTAGAGGTGATGAACAGCTCAGTGGTCAAGGTTAGCTGGGCGCGTGTACACAAGGACAAGCTACATGGACATCTGGGAGGCTACAGG GTACACTGGTGGCGTCTGCGCAGTTTGGTGGACTCAAAGAAAAGTcatggagacaaacagacactgacGTTCCCGGGGGACAGGAACCACGCTACTGTACCAGGACTAACTCCCTTCTCCGAGTACAGCCTCATTGTCATGACCTTCAACAGGCGGGGTAACGGCCCCGGCAGCCATCCCGTCAACTTCAAAACCCCAGAGGGAG TCCCGGAGAAAAATCCTATTTTCAGGGTCACAGATGTACAGAAGCACACTGTCTCTCTGGCCTGGTCCCAGCCATTGGAGCCTAATGGGATTCTCACCGGGTACCTCCTGGAGTATCAGCTTA TCAACGACACGGAGGATGTGGGGCCGCTACAGACGGTAGACATTAGCAACCCTGACACCACCAAGTGGATCCTACGTGACTTGGAGCCTGTGAGCAAATACAAGTTCTACTTGCGCTCCTGCACCACTGTGGGCTGCGGGCCTGTTGTGAGCGAGGAATGCACCACCACCCTAGAAACAA gCAAGTCAGCTTCCCCCTCACCTCCAAGCACTCCAAAGTCCCCAGTGACCAAACCCACTCGTTCCACCATAG GTCTTGCCAGCATCCACGGAGGTATATCCACCCAGGGCTGGTTTATCGGCCTGATGTGTGCCATCGCCCTCCTCACGCTCATTGTGTTGATTGCCTGTTTTGTCAACAGAAATAAAGGAGGGAAGTATTCTG taaaagaaaaagaagaccTTCACCCAGACGTGGAGTCCCAGGGTATGAATGACGACACATTTTGTGAGTACAG TGACAACGATGAGAAGCCACTGAAGGGCAGCCAACACTCACTGAGCAGAGAGATCAAAGCGGGGGACAGCGGGGACAGTCTGGTGGACTACGGCGACGAGGATGCTCAATTCAACGAGGACGGCTCTTTTATCGGCGAGTATGCGGGGCGAAAGGAGAAGAGGGTGTCCACTGAGATCAAAGCCACCGTTCAGACCCCAGCATGA